The following DNA comes from Microcella sp..
GTCGTTTGAATGATGAGCTGCGAGGCCTCATCGATCGTCATGAAGAACCGCGTCACGTCGGGGTGCGTCACCGTGAGGGGCACGCCTTGAGCGATCTGGCGTCTGAAGATCTGCATGACCGAGCCGTTCGACTCGATGACGTTGCCGAACCGCACGGCGTTGAAGTGTGTCGAGGTGCCACGGCGCGTCAGGGCCTCGAGCGCGAGCTCACCCAGGCGCTTCGTGGCACCCATGACGTTGACGGGGTTGACGGCCTTGTCGGTCGAGACATACACGACGTGCTGCACGCCGTGGGCGACGGCAGCGTCGAGCACGGCGAGGGTGCCGCCGAGGTTGTTGCGAATCGCCTCGTGCGGGTTGCCCTGCATGAGCGGAACATGCTTGTAGGCGGCCGCGTGGTAGACGATGTCGGGCTGGGTCTCAGCCATGATGCGGTCGAGCAGCGGCTCGTTCGTGATGTCGGCAATGCGGTACTGCACGTTCTCGCGGCCGGCGAGCTGCAGCTGCAGTGCGAAGACGCCGTTCTCCCAGCGGTCGAGGCACACGACGGCGGCGGGCTCGAGAAGAGTGAGCTGGGCGACCAACCTCGAGCCGATCGACCCGGCGGCACCCGTGACCAGCACGGTCTTGCCGCGCACGAACTCGCGCGCAGCATCCAGTTCGTGCTTCACGGGCTTGCGGCCGACGAGGTCGAGCACGTCGACATCGGTGACGTCATCGATGTGCACGGTGTCGCGTCGAATGATGTCGTAGGTGCGCGGCACGATCGCGAGCTCGACGTCGGGCGACTCGATCGAGGCGATGAACTCGCGCACGGTGCGCGCCTCGGCCGACGGCATGGCGATCGAGACCAGGGTGACGCCGTGGCCGGCGATGACCGCATTGACGTCGGCGAGCGTGCCGAGCACGTCGGGGCCCGTGACGGCGTCGTCGAGAAACCCGACGACGACGTCGCCGCTGGCGCGCGCACGAATGTCGCGAGCGAGGGTTTGACCCGCGTTGCCGTGGCCGATGATGAGAATGCGCTTGTTCACTGGGGCAACCCTACAAGTGAGCGCCCGGCGCTCGATGCTCGCGCAGCGAACGCCGCGACACTCCCCACCAGCCTCAACTACGGGTCGAGGGTTACCATAGAGAGTGGGGGGTGCGCGCCTGCGCACAGGTAACGGGGGTTCCATCATGCTTTTCGCCACGACTCGCCGTAGTCGCCGTGCGCTGCTCGCGACGCTCGCCGCGGCGGCCACGCTCGTCGCGGGCCTCGTCGTCGCGCCGGCGTCGGCCATGCCCGTTGCTGAGCCCACCCCGGCCCCGATCGACCAGCGCCAGGCAGGCGACGTCACCCTCGATCCGGCCCGCGTCGATACCGGGCTCGGTGTCGAGCCGGTTGCCGACGCAGCCTTGTTCAGCGCGGGCTACCTCATCAACGATCACATCTTTTTCAACCGCTCGGCGATGAGCGAGGCCCAGATTCAGGCCTTCCTCGACTCGATGCTGTCGGGCCCGTGCACGACGGCGTACTGCCTCGCCAACTATCGAATGAACACGATCGACAAGACGCCGAGCCCGCGCTGCGAAGACGGCTACACCGGCGCCGCGAACGAGTCGGCGGCGCGCATCATCTTCAAGGTGCAGCAGTCGTGCGGCATCAGCGCGAAAGTCATTCTCGTCACTCTGCAGAAAGAGCAGAGCCTGGTCACCCGCACGGGGCCCACCGAGCGCACCCTTGAGCGGGCGATGGGCTTCTTCTGCCCCGATGACCCGGCCCGACCCGGCTGGTGCGACCCGCGCTATGCGGGGCTGCAGAACCAGCTCTACAACGCTGCGGCGCAATTCCAGTGGTACCGGCTCTACCCGAACAATTACAACTTTCAGGTCGGCGTCGAAAACATCCAGTACCACCCCAGCACCGCGTGCGGCACGAAGCGCGTGACGATCGCTAACCAGGCCACTGCGGGCCTGTACAACTACACGCCCTACACGCCCAACAACGCTGCCCTCGCGAACCTCTACGGCACGGGCGACAGCTGCTCGTCGTACGGCAACCGCAACTTCTGGCGTCTGTTCACCGACTGGTTCGGCAGCCCGACCGTGGTGAGCATCCCGACGGCGGCAACCCCCGCGCGTCTCGCTGGCGCTGACCGCTTCACCACCGCGACCCTGCTGTCGCAGGCTACCTACCCGTCGGCGACGGGCGGCACCGTCTATGTCTCGGTGGGCACGCAGTTTGCTGACGGTCTCGCCGCGGCTCCTGCAGCGGCCCAGGTGGATGCTCCGCTGCTGCTGGTCGAGACCGACAGGGTTCCGGCCGTGGTGCGCACCGAGTTGCAGAGGCTCAACCCCGCACGCATCATCGTGGTCGGCGGCGAGGGCGTCGTGAGCGCGACCGCCTACGCCGCACTGCAGGCCGCGGTGCCCGGTGCCGAGCTGCGTCGCGACTCTGGCATCGACCGCTATGCCACGGCTCGGGCGATCGCTCGGGCGGCCTTCCTTGGTGACGGCACTCCCGGTGGCGCGCCCGTGGTGTTTCTCGCGAACGGCGACGACTTTCCTGACGCACTCGCAGCGAGCGCGGCCGCGGGCCACCTCGGCGGGCCCGTGCTGCTCGTGCCAGGCGGCGCGACGACTCTTGATGCAGAGACTCGCGCGCTCATTACCGAGCTGGGGGCATCCCGCATCGTCATCGCCGGCGGCACGGGCGTCGTGACGGCCGGTATCGCGGTCGACGCCGCGACCGTGCCGGGCGTCACCGAGGTCGTGCGCAAGGGCGGTGCCTCGCGCTTCGAGACCGCCGCCCTGCTCAACGACTATGCCTTCGACTCGCCGACCGCGGGCTTCATCGCCTACGGCTTCGGTTTTCCTGACGCGCTGAGCGCCGCTGCCGTGGCGGGCGCGCAAGGGGCGCCGCTGGCACTCTCGAACGGCATCTGCACCTGGGTCGACTCGCTCAACCAGTTCGCCGACGCGGGCGTTTCACAGGTGACTCTCATGGGCGGCACCGGAGTACTCGGTAGCAGCGTCGCCCGCTACGAAGCCTGCGGCTGACGCGGCGACGGCCATCAGCAATTCGACGGGGGAGAGTGCGCCATGAGGCGGTTCGCACGACTCGGCGCAGTGGCGTCGTTCATGGTTTTGGGCTCTCTGCTGACTGCACCGATCACGGCGGCCTCGGCCGCTGACGCATCGACCGTGCCGCAGTCGATCGTGCGGGCGACCGCGCGCCCCGTCGTGCCGATCACTGACGAGCCGACGCGCATGATCGACGTCGACCCGGGCGACTTCGTCGAGGCCGGGGCCGAGCTGCCCGCGGGCCTGCAGCAGGCCCTCGCCCGCGATGTGGGGCTGAGCGGTGCGGAATGGCTGGCACAGAGCGAAGCCGGCAACGCCGCCGCCGACGTGGTCGCCGACCTGACCGAGGTGATCGAGGTCGTCGACGCACGTCTCGAGGGCTACGACCTCGTCGTCACGGTGGAGACGGCGACGGATGCTCGCATCGCCGAATCGGTCGGAGCCCGCGTCGAGTTCGGCTCGGCCCTCGCCTCGCGCGTCTCCGAGCCCATCGAGGGCCTCGAGGCCGCCGCCGACCTGCGGGGAGGCATGCCTTACCTGTTTCCCAAAGGCTCAGGTACTTTCCGGTGCAGCGTCGGCTTCGTCGGCACCGACACCGTCACCGATGAGCTGCAGATCATGTCGGCGGGGCACTGCGAGGGGAATACTGGCTCGAACCGCAACTCCCGCACGATTACTCGGCCAACACTCTCGGGCGGCACCCTCGGTAGCACGGACACGCTGATCGGGGCCGCGGGCCTCCACGTCACTGACGACTACGTCAATCCCGGATTCCTCGACGAAGAAGAGAATCCAGTCGAGACGTTCTACGACCTCGGCATGACCCCGGTGACAAACGGCAGCTGGGTCGGCAAGCCCGAGGTCGTCACCTGGGGCAACTCCACCAGCGGCGCGCCGCTCGCCTCGGCCCCCCTCATCATCCGCGACGCTGGGCCCGCGATCACCGGCAGCACGCTCTGCAAGTCGGGTTCGACGACGGGCTGGACCTGCGGCGCGATCATCGACGTGGATGAGATTCTGTACGTCGGAAACGGCCCGGCGTCGTGCCCCTCGCCGGGCGACGACTACTGCGTCGGCAGCATCGTTTCGACCGTGTGCGTGCGCGGAGGCGACAGCGGAGGCGCCGCCGTGGTCGGCTCGCGCGCGGTGGGCATCACCTCGGCCGCCACGAACTCGACGGTCACCTCGTGCTCGGTGAGCGGCAACCTCGGGGTCTTCTCAACGCTCTACTCGATCAACCCCGCCTACGAGCAGGTCACCAAGATCTTCCCCGACTGGGAGCCACTCATCGGCTTCGATTCGCAGCTGACCAACGTCTTTCCGCGCATCGACGAGTCGGTGACCTCGTTGCCCGCGCAGGTCATCGGCGGCAGCACGCGGCACTCGGTCTCGGCTTCGATCGACGGTGGAGCGCCGCAAGCAGCGACCGTCGCGGCCAACGGCGCGTGGGGCGTGCCGATCGGCTCACTGTTCGGTACGCACACCTGGCAGGCCGCGGCTTCGTGGGGTTCTCAAATGCAGCAGGCGCCCAGTTCAGGTCGGTTCTTGCGCGCCACCGATACCCGACTCTCGGGCCCGAGTCGCTACGAGACGGCGATCGCGATCTCCCAGTACGCCTTCCCCGGCACACCGAACGTGCCCGTCGTCTACATTGCCGGCGGGGCCGGGTTCCCCGACGCTCTCAGCGCCGGGCCTGCAGCGCGCGCCGAAGGCGGACCACTCCTGCTCACCGAGGCGACGACCTTGCCTCTGGCCGTGCGCAATGAGCTCACGCGACTCAATCCCGACGAGATCGTCGTGGTCGGCGGCACAGGTGTCGTGTCAGCGGGCGTGTTCTCGGCACTCGGCGCATATGCCCCCGAGGTGACGCGCGTGAGCGGAGCATCCCGCTATCAAACATCGCAGGCAATCGCGCAGCGCGTGCTGACCCAGGGAGGCTTCACGACGGGGCAGCCGCTTTGGGTCGCCACCGGAACGGGATACGCCGACGCGCTCTCGGCAGGTGCGGCGGCGGCTGTCGCTGGTGTGCCGATCTTGCTCGTCGATGGTGGGCTCTCGAGCATTCCGACGTCGACGCGCACCTTCATCGACGACACGCTGCAGTCTTCAGAGGTCTACATCGCCGGCGGCACGGGAGTCGTCTCGGCGGGCATCGCGTCAGCGATCGACGCCATTCCGGGTGTCACCGTGCAACGCTTCGGCGGTGCGGGGCGGTTCGACACCTCGCGGCTCATCAACGAGTTCGCGCACCCGACCAGTGCTCCCGAGGTGTTCTTGACCTACGGCTTCAACTTTCCTGACGCGCTCGCGGGCGGTGTGCTCTCTGGCCTCGTGGGCGGCCCGCTCTACATCACCGACACCCCCTGTGTGCAGTCGGCGATCGTCGACGACATTCTCGACCTCGGCCCCGCCAAGGTCACCGTTCTCGGCGGCACGGCGCTGCTCAGCAACAACGCGCGCGACCTCAAGCGCTGCTAGCTGCTCCGAGCGCCGGTCCTCCCCAGCAGCTCGCGCGCTGGCGTCAGTGACCGGGAACGGCCTGTCGCGCCCACCTACACCGCGCGCACACGACCCTTGCGCCCGTGAAGGCGCGCGTGATTGAGAAGAAAATACGTGCCGCTGGTGGCGTTCTCGTCCGCCAGCGCGGTTCGCATCGACTCTTTGTCGTGCACGCCGACGGCAAAACGGCTCGCACGACGCTGCCGTACCATGGCGGCGATGTACCGAAAGGTACCGTGCGTGCCATCGAGCGAGATCTCGAACCGGTACTCGGAAAGGGGTGGTTGCGGTGACGACCTACATCGTCGATGTGGAGCGCGAAGGCGATCACTTGCTGGCGACTGTGCGCGACCTGCCGGGCGCTCACACATTCGCTGATGATTTCCCTGGTCTCGATCGTGCCGTTCGTGAGGTGATCGCGTTGGTGCTCGATCTGCCAAACGGCGCCCAGACGAAACTCGACATCGCGTACGCGTTCGCGGTGCCCGCCTAGACTGGCGGGGTGCGCGTACTCGTCACCGGAGGCTCCGGCTACATCGGCTCGCACATCTGCCGACTGCTCGTCGAGCGCGGTGACATGGCCGTCATCGTCGACGACTTCGTCAACGGCGTGAGGGCTCGGGTTGCCGGCATGCCCGCGCACGAGCTCGACCTCGCCGAGCACGGCGCGACACTTGCGCTCGCGCGGGTCATGCGTGACGAAGGGGTCGACGCGGTCATCCATCTGGCGGCGCGCAAGCAGGTCGGCGAATCGGTCGCCCGCCCCCTCTGGTACCACCAGCAGAACGGCGGCTCGCTGACCGCGGTGCTCGAAGCCATGCTCGCCACGGGCGTGCGCGACCTCGTGTTCTCGAGCTCGGCGGCGGTTTACGGCGACGCCGACGGGGTGGTGACCGAAGACTCGCCGACCGTGCCCGTGAACCCTTACGGCGAGACCAAGCTCGCGGGCGAGTGGCTCGCCGCCGACGTCGCTCGTGCCGAGGGCCTGCGCGTCACGAGCCTGCGCTACTTCAACGTGGCCGGTGCCGGCTGGCCCGACCTGGCCGACACGGCCGTGCTCAACCTCGTGCCCATGGCCCTCGCGCAGCTCGACGCCGGGCGCGGGCCGCAGATCTTCGGCGACGACTACGCGACCCCCGATGGCACGGGCGTGCGCGACTTCGTGCACGTGCGCGACCTCGCCGAGGCGCACCTGGCCGTGCTCGACGCGCTGCCGCGCCAGCTCGAGCCGCACCGGGTCTACAACGTCGGCACGGGAGTCGGGTCGAGCGTTCGTGAGGTCGTCGAGGGCATCCGTTCTCGGTTGACGGATGCTCCCGCCGCCGTGCCCCGCCCCCGCAGGCCCGGCGACCCTGCCGCCGTCGTGGCCGACGTCAGTCGCATCGCCGACGAGCTCGGGTGGCGGGCGCAGCACGACCTCGACGACATCATCGACTCGGTGATCGCCGCTCGCGCCTAGGCCGGTCAGTCGTCGTACTCGACCGAGGGGTTGAGAATCTGACGACCCCAGAGCAGGGCACGGTCAGCAGCCGAGAGGCGACTGTGGTCGGCGGCGTCGGCCCATTCGTCGTGGATGACCGCCCGCACCTCCTCGATGATCGCGTCGGCCTCGCGCGGGGTCAGCAGGTACTCGACGGCACCCGCGCGGCATACTGAGAACCGTGACCGCCGGTCGCCGTCGCGTGTGATGGCCATGGCCTGCGTGACCTCGGTGCCCGAGCGCAACTGCGGGCACAGGTCGTAGGCGGGTGTCAGCGACAGCGTCGAGCCATTCCAGAACGCCGCGTGGTTGCGGGCGTGGTCGTCGATGTTGCCGATCGCCACGTTGACCACGATGCGCCGGAACAGTTCATGCAAGGTCTGGGTCGGGTTGTCGAAGCGCCGCCGCACGATGTCGGCGAGGTCGGGATACGTGGCGTATCGCGCGGTCATCTCGGTGAGCCCAAGCATCGTCAGAGCTGACACCACGATGCGCCGCGCCCCTGCCGGCGTGCGGTCGAAGCGATCGACGAGCAGCACGTCGCGTCCGGCGACCTCGACGACGTCGGTCGCCGGGGTGGTGACGCCCGCGCGTCGGGCGAGTTCCATGGCCACGCCCTCGGCCTTCACGACCGGGTACGGGTCGGTCGTCGACGAGAACTTCGCGATGCGGCCGGTCGCGCCGTCATCGAGCAGGGCTTTCGGGCGCGCGCCGCCGATGCTCGTGCCGCGCAGCAGGGCCGCAGCCAGGGCATCCGACAGCGCAGCTCCTTCTTGCAGTCGATCGGCGGCCAGCAGCAGTTCGTCGATCGTGGTGTCGATCGCGCCCGTGCGCGCCACGTACTCAGCGGGGGAGAGCTGAAAGTCCAGGGCGCCGATGCGGTTTGACCCCGACTCGAGCAGGTAGGTGATGCGGTCGAGATCGCCCGTGTCGCTCGAACGGTCGAGGCGGCGGAGCCGACGGGCGAGAATGACGCGCTGGCCCCACGAGTCGGGGGCCGCATCGGCGAGGCACCCGGCGATGTCGAGCGGGGGCGTGGGGGCTTGCGGGCCGCGCCGCAACGGCAGCTCGGGTTCGTAGAGAGCGATCGCGTCGGGGCGATCGAGGTACGAGCGACCATAGGTGAAGTCGTAGCGCTCGCCGACGCGATCGACGCGCCCGGCCACGACGGGGTCGAGTGCGCCAGGCAGCCAGACCCACACGTACGCGGTCGAAGGGGTACTAGAAGTCGTCATCGACCGACCTCGCCGTGTCGCGCGACCGTTGCGGCACGAGCGCGAGTCGAGCGGTGGTGCTTGCACGCACCTCGTCGAGTGAACGATCGGCGCTCAAGAGAGGAATGCCGACGAGGTAGGCGGCTTCGAAGACCGACCCGATCGCGACGCCCGGCTCGCCGCGCTCGATCTTCGAGAGAGTGGGTGCCGAGATGCCCGCACGCTCAGCCAGATCGGCAGCCTTCCAGCGCCGGGCGCGCCGTTCGGCAGCGATGTTCTGCCCGAGCACGCGCAGCGTCTCGGCCGTCGCCTCGGAGATCGTTCGCTCTGCCATGGGGGCCTCCACAGAAAGAATACTGCGAGTAAGAGCCTTAAGGCAAAGAATTCTTTATCTAGTCGAACCGCCCGCGCCACGAGCGGTTGCGCGCCGCGGCGAACGCCGAGGTGACGAAGAGCAGCAGGCCGCCCTCGTAGAGCAGGTAGCTCTCGGTCATGCTCACGGTCGCGAGCAGCACCAGGGTGAGCGCCGGCCAGACATAGACCGTGCTGCGGCGGTCGGCCGCGACGAGCCAGGCGCGCACGAACGCGAGGCCGAGCGCGATGAGCAGCACGATGATGCCCGCGAGACCCAGTTGCAGCCAGATGTCGGCGTAGGCGTTGAGCGCCGATTCGGGCTGTACTCCGCTGCTCGAGCGCACGCTCGAAAACGGGTAGACGTCGACGGGCCAGACTCCGACCCAGCCCCAGCCGAGCACAGGCTGCTGCGCCACGAGGTCACCGACGGCCGACCAGACGCTCGTGCGTTCTTCGACATCGGCAGCGGCATCCACGAACCCGACGAGCGGGCCGCGAAAGACCCAGGCGAGCACGCCGAAGACGGTCGCTGAGATGAGCAGCACTGACTGCGTCGCCCGCCGGGCGACGGCCTCCTGCCGGCGAATGATGACGAGCGCGAGCCCGACCACGAGTACTGCCGCGAGAACGAGGTAGGCGACGGGGGAGCGCGCGAAGACGATCGTCGCCCCCGCGAGGGCAAGCGAGTAGGCGGTGAGGCCGCGCGAGACCGAGCGCGTGCGGTATTCGATCCAGAAGCTCAGCACGGCGAGGGCGCCGAGGAAGGCGAAGGCGTTGCGCGTGCCCGCGAGACCCTGCACGGGGCCACCCGCGGCGAGGTCGCCGGTGATGCCGATCCAGGTGAAGGGCGCGTCGAGCAGCACTCCGCTGAGAACCTCGAGGGCGAACGACGCCGTCAGAATGACGCGCAACGCGTTGCCGACCGCCCGCACGAGCTGAATGAGGTCGCGCACGAGCGCGATGTAGACGCCGAGGAAGGCGAAGGCGGCAGCGTAGGCGATGCCGCCCACCGTCGCCCAGGTGTACTGGCTCCAGATGATGCTCACCGTGATGAGAGAGAACAGGGCGATGAGCGAGAGCGGCAGCACACCGCGCCACTCGATGCGCTCGGGCTGGCCAGCCAGGCTCAGTGCCGCGAGAAGCACAAGGCTCGACAGCACGGCGATGCTGCCCGGCCAGCCGAGCAGTGCTCGCACGGCGAAGGTCGCGAGGGCAACACCCACGATCGCCTCGGTGAGTGCCTGGGTGAAGCGCGGCGAGGCGAGAAAGGCCCGAATGCTCTGCATCATGGGGTCACCGGCGCGGAGGTCGGCAGTACGCGAGAGGCCGCGATGGTGAGTCCGCGCACGCGGCTCGCGACCGCGAGGTAGACGAGCAGCGCGAGCCCGGCCTCGATCAGCAGACGCGACTCGGCGAGGCTGTGCACGAGCAGCACGGTGAGCAGCAGGGCGGGCAGCAGGCGCAGGGCGGCGGTGGGGGCGGCGTCGCCGAGGGGGGCATCCACCGACCACGAGAGCACGCGCGCGCCCGTCGTGACGATGAGAATCGTGAACACGATGAGCCCGACCCAGCCGAGCTGCATCAGCACGTCGAGCCACGCGTTGTGGGCCTGCAGATAGGTGACGCCATTGATGACGACGA
Coding sequences within:
- a CDS encoding type II toxin-antitoxin system HicA family toxin, with amino-acid sequence MKARVIEKKIRAAGGVLVRQRGSHRLFVVHADGKTARTTLPYHGGDVPKGTVRAIERDLEPVLGKGWLR
- a CDS encoding O-antigen ligase family protein, which codes for MMQSIRAFLASPRFTQALTEAIVGVALATFAVRALLGWPGSIAVLSSLVLLAALSLAGQPERIEWRGVLPLSLIALFSLITVSIIWSQYTWATVGGIAYAAAFAFLGVYIALVRDLIQLVRAVGNALRVILTASFALEVLSGVLLDAPFTWIGITGDLAAGGPVQGLAGTRNAFAFLGALAVLSFWIEYRTRSVSRGLTAYSLALAGATIVFARSPVAYLVLAAVLVVGLALVIIRRQEAVARRATQSVLLISATVFGVLAWVFRGPLVGFVDAAADVEERTSVWSAVGDLVAQQPVLGWGWVGVWPVDVYPFSSVRSSSGVQPESALNAYADIWLQLGLAGIIVLLIALGLAFVRAWLVAADRRSTVYVWPALTLVLLATVSMTESYLLYEGGLLLFVTSAFAAARNRSWRGRFD
- the galE gene encoding UDP-glucose 4-epimerase GalE, whose amino-acid sequence is MRVLVTGGSGYIGSHICRLLVERGDMAVIVDDFVNGVRARVAGMPAHELDLAEHGATLALARVMRDEGVDAVIHLAARKQVGESVARPLWYHQQNGGSLTAVLEAMLATGVRDLVFSSSAAVYGDADGVVTEDSPTVPVNPYGETKLAGEWLAADVARAEGLRVTSLRYFNVAGAGWPDLADTAVLNLVPMALAQLDAGRGPQIFGDDYATPDGTGVRDFVHVRDLAEAHLAVLDALPRQLEPHRVYNVGTGVGSSVREVVEGIRSRLTDAPAAVPRPRRPGDPAAVVADVSRIADELGWRAQHDLDDIIDSVIAARA
- a CDS encoding cell wall-binding repeat-containing protein, which gives rise to MLFATTRRSRRALLATLAAAATLVAGLVVAPASAMPVAEPTPAPIDQRQAGDVTLDPARVDTGLGVEPVADAALFSAGYLINDHIFFNRSAMSEAQIQAFLDSMLSGPCTTAYCLANYRMNTIDKTPSPRCEDGYTGAANESAARIIFKVQQSCGISAKVILVTLQKEQSLVTRTGPTERTLERAMGFFCPDDPARPGWCDPRYAGLQNQLYNAAAQFQWYRLYPNNYNFQVGVENIQYHPSTACGTKRVTIANQATAGLYNYTPYTPNNAALANLYGTGDSCSSYGNRNFWRLFTDWFGSPTVVSIPTAATPARLAGADRFTTATLLSQATYPSATGGTVYVSVGTQFADGLAAAPAAAQVDAPLLLVETDRVPAVVRTELQRLNPARIIVVGGEGVVSATAYAALQAAVPGAELRRDSGIDRYATARAIARAAFLGDGTPGGAPVVFLANGDDFPDALAASAAAGHLGGPVLLVPGGATTLDAETRALITELGASRIVIAGGTGVVTAGIAVDAATVPGVTEVVRKGGASRFETAALLNDYAFDSPTAGFIAYGFGFPDALSAAAVAGAQGAPLALSNGICTWVDSLNQFADAGVSQVTLMGGTGVLGSSVARYEACG
- a CDS encoding helix-turn-helix domain-containing protein, which produces MAERTISEATAETLRVLGQNIAAERRARRWKAADLAERAGISAPTLSKIERGEPGVAIGSVFEAAYLVGIPLLSADRSLDEVRASTTARLALVPQRSRDTARSVDDDF
- a CDS encoding cell wall-binding repeat-containing protein codes for the protein MRRFARLGAVASFMVLGSLLTAPITAASAADASTVPQSIVRATARPVVPITDEPTRMIDVDPGDFVEAGAELPAGLQQALARDVGLSGAEWLAQSEAGNAAADVVADLTEVIEVVDARLEGYDLVVTVETATDARIAESVGARVEFGSALASRVSEPIEGLEAAADLRGGMPYLFPKGSGTFRCSVGFVGTDTVTDELQIMSAGHCEGNTGSNRNSRTITRPTLSGGTLGSTDTLIGAAGLHVTDDYVNPGFLDEEENPVETFYDLGMTPVTNGSWVGKPEVVTWGNSTSGAPLASAPLIIRDAGPAITGSTLCKSGSTTGWTCGAIIDVDEILYVGNGPASCPSPGDDYCVGSIVSTVCVRGGDSGGAAVVGSRAVGITSAATNSTVTSCSVSGNLGVFSTLYSINPAYEQVTKIFPDWEPLIGFDSQLTNVFPRIDESVTSLPAQVIGGSTRHSVSASIDGGAPQAATVAANGAWGVPIGSLFGTHTWQAAASWGSQMQQAPSSGRFLRATDTRLSGPSRYETAIAISQYAFPGTPNVPVVYIAGGAGFPDALSAGPAARAEGGPLLLTEATTLPLAVRNELTRLNPDEIVVVGGTGVVSAGVFSALGAYAPEVTRVSGASRYQTSQAIAQRVLTQGGFTTGQPLWVATGTGYADALSAGAAAAVAGVPILLVDGGLSSIPTSTRTFIDDTLQSSEVYIAGGTGVVSAGIASAIDAIPGVTVQRFGGAGRFDTSRLINEFAHPTSAPEVFLTYGFNFPDALAGGVLSGLVGGPLYITDTPCVQSAIVDDILDLGPAKVTVLGGTALLSNNARDLKRC
- a CDS encoding type II toxin-antitoxin system HipA family toxin, encoding MTTSSTPSTAYVWVWLPGALDPVVAGRVDRVGERYDFTYGRSYLDRPDAIALYEPELPLRRGPQAPTPPLDIAGCLADAAPDSWGQRVILARRLRRLDRSSDTGDLDRITYLLESGSNRIGALDFQLSPAEYVARTGAIDTTIDELLLAADRLQEGAALSDALAAALLRGTSIGGARPKALLDDGATGRIAKFSSTTDPYPVVKAEGVAMELARRAGVTTPATDVVEVAGRDVLLVDRFDRTPAGARRIVVSALTMLGLTEMTARYATYPDLADIVRRRFDNPTQTLHELFRRIVVNVAIGNIDDHARNHAAFWNGSTLSLTPAYDLCPQLRSGTEVTQAMAITRDGDRRSRFSVCRAGAVEYLLTPREADAIIEEVRAVIHDEWADAADHSRLSAADRALLWGRQILNPSVEYDD
- a CDS encoding polysaccharide biosynthesis protein, coding for MNKRILIIGHGNAGQTLARDIRARASGDVVVGFLDDAVTGPDVLGTLADVNAVIAGHGVTLVSIAMPSAEARTVREFIASIESPDVELAIVPRTYDIIRRDTVHIDDVTDVDVLDLVGRKPVKHELDAAREFVRGKTVLVTGAAGSIGSRLVAQLTLLEPAAVVCLDRWENGVFALQLQLAGRENVQYRIADITNEPLLDRIMAETQPDIVYHAAAYKHVPLMQGNPHEAIRNNLGGTLAVLDAAVAHGVQHVVYVSTDKAVNPVNVMGATKRLGELALEALTRRGTSTHFNAVRFGNVIESNGSVMQIFRRQIAQGVPLTVTHPDVTRFFMTIDEASQLIIQTTLLGQDGELFVLDMGEPVRILELATSLVRATKPDLGIEIIGLRPGEKMFEELSYDADSVASTAHDSIFVTRDTPLADPEATLADLRALVEQSRDYTLAPDALVERLRGFGLPVQ